In Toxoplasma gondii ME49 chromosome X, whole genome shotgun sequence, a single genomic region encodes these proteins:
- a CDS encoding hypothetical protein (encoded by transcript TGME49_227270), protein MLGDILSSYADEDESTSTSSKSGPKNASANAALSGWSYHAEVSVPRKNVPVNLLRLQMCCPAIIGAGADRGSALSAHGLFATATSSVSSRAAFPVPKNGKHELSRGSPASVSTATGNGKGKTVSSAPGAGSNLLASPDVIIGPDNVPLLQYGRGVFANAEEEDVEEFRLEKLRQHRLRKEARENQQKLSPDADGLPPQSTRSQALLRRLPKPQSATAASPHADGWSLPTLRRGRSEASICLTEGNKTDGNPTGEGKIGGGKPPEEALGSFAGADLRAKCVKSEEPVVDESAEASDSEGASGVGSAQPQKRRRTAPEAPESSKGEDEGDDADSGSGPLFSLFSAYDEENEEAEAPAAAPVKREATAATSAFAATSEAPATPSLSPLEKKLQVHAVADLAQAAAPLYGPEDPGDAASAADVWGGGETGADRADGDPAQPHMMQGMSLREYREMQQASVGVLSGDTLIDPNWQMNAQLYGSTAQKKREKLVITTNVWSAKDKGVVQTQEPRGMQKRKHQINWLAAEAAEKELEMWEMLSKNRQNKYQTAMKYGW, encoded by the exons ATGCTGGGAGACATTCTGTCGTCCTACGCCGATGAGGACGAGAGTACGTCGACGTCGTCCAAGTCAGGGCCGAAGAATGCCTCCGCCAACGCGGCACTTTCGGGTTGGAGCTACCACGCGGAGGTCTCGGTGCCGCGCAAGAACGTCCCCGTAAACCTCCTGCGCCTGCAGATGTGTTGTCCCGCCATCATCGGGGCTGGTGCCGACCGTGGCTCCGCGCTGAGCGCACACGGCCTCTTTGCGACAGCCacttcttccgtttcctcaCGAGCAGCCTTCCCAGTCccgaaaaacggaaaacaTGAGTTGAGCCGGGGTTCccctgcgtctgtctcgacCGCGACAGGAAATGGAAAGGGGAAGACTGTTTCTAGCGCGCCAGGCGCAGGCAGCAACCTCCTGGCTTCGCCCGATGTCATCATCGGCCCCGACAACGTTCCTCTGCTCCAGTACGGCCGCGGAGTGTTCGCGaatgcagaagaggaagatgtgGAGGAGTTTCGCCTGGAAAAACTCCGGCAGCATCGCCTCCGAAAAGAAGCCAGAGAAAATCAACAGAAACTGTCGCCCGACGCAGACGGTCTCCCGCCGCAGAGCACTCGCAGCCAGGCCCTTCTGCGGAGGCTACCGAAGCCCCAAAGCGCGACTGCCGCCAGCCCTCATGCAGATGGCTGGAGCTTACCCACCCTGCGTCGTGGCCGCAGCGAAGCCAGTATCTGTCTAACTGAAGGAAACAAAACAGATGGAAATCCAACCGGTGAAGGTAAAATCGGTGGAGGAAAACCCCCCGAGGAGGCTTTGGGAAGCTTTGCAGGAGCTGACCTCCGTGCAAAATGCGTCAAATCGGAAGAGCCAGTCGTTGACGAGTCTGCAGAAGCAAGCGACTCCGAAGGTGCCTCGGGTGTCGGGTCTGCCCAgccacagaagcgaaggcgaacggCGCCTGAGGCGCCGGAGAGTAGCAAGGGGGAGGATGAAGGCGATGACGCCGACAGCGGCTCGgggcctctcttctctcttttttcagcGTACGACGAAGAAAATGAAGAGGCGGAAGCGCCAGCGGCTGCACCTGTGAAACGAGAAGCGACCGCGGCGACTTCTGCGTTCGCGGCAACGTCTGAGGCGCCAGCCAcaccttctctgtcgccgttAGAAAAGAAGTTACAAGTTCACGCAGTCGCTGACCTTGCGCAAGCTGCAGCTCCTCTATACGGCCCTGAGGACCCTGGCGATGCCGCGAGCGCCGCGGACGTCTGGGGCGGCGGGGAGACAGGGGCAGACCGAGCCGACGGGGACCCAGCCCAGCCCCACATGATGCAAGGCATGTCTCTTAGAGAG TATCGAGAAATGCAACAAGCGAGCGTCGGAGTGCTTTCAGGAGACACTTTGATAGACCCAAACTG GCAAATGAACGCGCAGTTGTACGGATCGActgcacagaagaagcgggagaagctGGTTATCACGACGAATGTATGGAGTGCGAAGGACAAGGGCGTCGTTCAGACCCAAGAGCCGCGAGGCATGCAGAAGCGGAAACATCAA ATCAACTggctggcggcggaggccgCGGAAAAGGAGTTGGAGATGTGGGAGATGCTTTCAAAAAACAGGCAGAACAAATACCAAACTGCAATGAAATACGGGTGGTAG
- a CDS encoding glutaredoxin, putative (encoded by transcript TGME49_227150~Signal peptide predicted by SignalP 2.0 HMM (probability 0.959) with cleavage site probability 0.380 at residue 27), whose amino-acid sequence MRVSGGARRAVFLLSFLHQFLVGGCVLRTLVFCRGAAVAQPGRGGSHSLLFPETFAVLSARRLSAASTEPKEAGWPVWNRLQSAAPCVLRPLIHAFRRLAPDRVSSGDRSAHAEPSRASAAQEQPGNRPHRGPTDAFFGGFLSAAALSWAASFRCGQPRQQGVDSAGRDRNDKCHCPPRRAPQGIYCSIVCSRMGAQKKMLSTSPQKGGQTPDRTQGSMFQDPDHPDDRVIRAWIKEKIAKHKVVVFAMSYCPYCDTALEILRNAGVKDLGDVMIDRMDYTPQIQDILEEMTGARTVPRVFIDGIFFGGCSDLEEAEASGKLKEILSAAGAI is encoded by the exons ATGCGTGTGAGTGGCGGCGCTCGCAGGGCGGTCTTCCTGCTCTCGTTTCTGCATCAGTTTCTCGTTGGCGGGTGCGTTTTGCGCACCCTTGTCTTCTGTCGCGGCGCCGCTGTGGCGCAACCAGGGAGGGGTGGCAGTcactcgcttcttttccctgAAACATTTGCAGTTCTTTCTGCTaggcgcctctctgcagcgtCCACTGAGCCAAAAGAAGCCGGGTGGCCCGTGTGGAATCGGCTACAGAGTGCAGCGCCATGCGTTCTACGGCCGTTAATCCATGCGTTTCGACGCCTGGCCCCCGACAGAGTCTCGTCAGGTGACCGTTCCGCACACGCTGAACCATCCAGAGCTTCCGCAGCGCAGGAGCAACCGGGCAACCGTCCCCATCGAGGACCTACCGATGCTTTTTTCGGTGGCTTTCTCAGCGCTGCAGCGTTGTCCTGGGCGGCCAGCTTCCGCTGTGGCCAGCCACGTCAGCAGGGAGTCGACTCTGCTGGGAGGGATCGAAACGATAAGTGCCACTGTCCCCCGCGTCGGGCTCCCCAAGGGATTTACTGCTCCATAGTGTGTTCCCGGATGGGTGCACAGAAAAAGATGCTCAGCACCTCACCACAGAAAGGAGGTCAAACACCCGACCGGACACAGGGCAGCATGTTCCAGGACCCCGACCACCCAGACGACCGCGTCATCCGAGCCTGGATCAAAGAAAAAATCGCCAAACACAAGGTTGTCGTCTTCGCCATGAG CTACTGCCCGTACTGCGACACCGCGCTGGAGATTCTCAGGAACGCGGGAGTGAAGGATCTG GGCGACGTGATGATCGATCGGATGGACTACACGCCGCAGATCCAAGATATTCTCGAAGAAATGACTGGCGCCCGGACGGTGCCACGGGTTTTCATTGACGGGATATTTTTTGGCGGCTGTTCAGACCTG gaggaggcagaggccaGTGGGAAACTCAAGGAAATCTTATCGGCTGCTGGAGCGATTTGA
- a CDS encoding hypothetical protein (encoded by transcript TGME49_227275~Predicted trans-membrane domain (TMHMM2.0):57-80) — MGCWLEHIHRRKLGCSCTSKVEAQSLLQDLFVLHQRPLLHDLRPNPKSPSGADITDGPVLPWCAAFALAVTLAFASILNLRWLKGSTGARLRRFALRECLASVELPRQTRCFCQRACGNPFPNGHFWQQLTLRRSSANKPGIRFRLWLNS, encoded by the exons ATGGGGTGTTGGCTGGAACACATTCATCGACGCAAACTAGGGTGTTCGTGTACTTCCAAGGTTGAAGCG CAGTCGCTTTTGCAGGACTTGTTCGTTTTGCATCAAAGACCGCTCCTCCACGATCTCCGACCGAATCCGAAGTCGCCTTCCGGCGCTGACATCACGGACGGACCGGTTCTTCCTTGGTGCGCCGCATTTGCCCTTGCAGTTACCCTTGCATTTGCGTCCATTCTAAACTTGAGGTGGCTTAAGGGGAGCACAGGAGCACGACTGAGACGTTTCGCACTTAGAGAGTGTCTGGCGTCTGTTGAGCTGCCTCGCCAAACTCGGTGTTTTTGTCAGCGTGCCTGCGGAAACCCCTTTCCTAACGGACACTTTTGGCAGCAGCTTACTCTTCGCCGCTCTTCGGCAAACAAACCTGGGATCCGTTTTCGTCTGTGGCTGAATTCCTGA
- the GRA3 gene encoding dense granule protein GRA3 (encoded by transcript TGME49_227280~Signal peptide predicted by SignalP 2.0 HMM (probability 0.923) with cleavage site probability 0.493 at residue 42~Predicted trans-membrane domain (TMHMM2.0):20-43:159-182) has protein sequence MDRTICPFFIQSFTMSTALKRLIPFLVPFVVFLVAAALGGLAADQPGNHQALAEPVTGVGEAGVSPVNEAGESYSSATSGVQEATAPGAVLLEAIDAESDKVDNQAEGGERMKKVEEELSLLRRELYDRTDRPGLKRAVILSLGTSALIAGRMFSSTLRAAVPWYAVAFNAIVAAYYIRKVLTYRRRVMTKRQPFMSSVKNFFRRRPKDGGAGVDKASKK, from the coding sequence ATGGACCGTACCATATGTCCCTTTTTTATACAGAGTTTCACAATGTCAACTGCTTTGAAGCGGCTCATTCCATTTCTAGTTCCCTTTGTGGTTTTCCTGGTCGCTGCTGCCTTGGGAGGCCTTGCGGCGGATCAGCCTGGAAATCATCAGGCTCTTGCAGAACCAGTTACGGGTGTGGGGGAAGCAGGAGTGTCCCCCGTCAACGAAGCTGGTGAGTCATACAGTTCTGCAACTTCGGGTGTCCAAGAAGCTACCGCCCCAGGTGCAGTGCTCCTGGAAGCAATCGATGCCGAGTCGGATAAGGTGGACAATCAGGCGGAGGGAGGTGAGCGTATGAAGAAGGTCGAAGAGGAGTTGTCGTTATTGAGGCGGGAATTATATGATCGCACAGATCGCCCTGGTTTGAAGCGTGCTGTGATTTTATCTCTTGGGACAAGTGCATTGATAGCTGGGAGGATGTTTTCCAGTACGTTGCGAGCCGCTGTACCGTGGTATGCAGTTGCGTTCAATGCGATTGTCGCCGCCTACTACATTCGCAAAGTTCTTACCTATCGTCGTCGAGTGATGACAAAGAGGCAACCCTTCATGAGTTCGGTAAAGAACTTTTTTCGCCGCAGGCCAAAGGATGGGGGTGCTGGGGTGGACAAAGCCTCCAAGAAATAA
- a CDS encoding RIO1 family protein (encoded by transcript TGME49_227260), with translation MKLDPEVLRYMTKEEFRILTAVEMGHKNHEFVPFPLVESIAALKRHSIRDVISTLCKNKLLYRSNQKYEGFKLTYLGYDFLALHALVKRGAITGVGGRMGVGKESDIHLCRNADGRVFVLKLHRLGRISFRSIKRNRDYLQHRQHASWLYLARLAALKEFSYLKTLHAHKFPVPEPVDVNRHAVLMEHIDAIPFREVRELANPLSVLEKLMRLIVRLLKAGLIHGDFNEFNLLIDDAEHVTVIDLPQVVSIHHPNARLYFERDVECVRRLFERKFSIKVTCAPSFDDVLHDVAQAAKAAKAGGEALEAETVSLGDVLKKDELRALDDALEMMRQQRDEQQSGEDEEEGDAEEDEGEEEEGEEEEEEGKSGASDEEGELKHEGECRVCRKKDTHNRLSSDESGAEDESEEESGSETERRTRRSRVERRRPGGRSSGTSSGRVTTSVSSLLFEAEERCPSSPVEQSWIHQRQVLGSFIPYIPTWKRFFVVCYKDVNMETKNSFLFLFN, from the exons ATGAAGCTGGATCCGGAGGTGCTGCGTTACATGACGAAGGAGGAGTTTCGCATCCTGACGGCGGTCGAGATGGGTCACAAGAACCACGAGTTCgtcccctttcctctcgtcgaGTCGATTGCGGCCTTGAAGCGGCACTCGATTCGCGACGTGATCTCGACGCTGTGCAAGAACAAGTTGCTCTATCGCTCGAACCAAAAGTACGAAGGCTTCAAGCTCACCTACCTCGGCTACGattttctcgctctgcatgcactcgtgAAACGAGGTGCCATCACTGGAGTTGGAGGACGCATGGGCGTCGGAAAAGAAAGTGATATTCACCTTTGTCGAAACGCAGATGGCCGCGTTTTCGTTCTCAAGCTTCATCGCCTGG GACGGATTTCCTTCCGGTCGATCAAGAGAAATAGAGATTATCTCCAGCACCGGCAACACGCAAGTTGGCTGTATCTCGCACGACTCGCGGCGTTGAAAGAATTCTCTTACTTGAAGaccctgcatgcacacaaatTTCCTGTACCGGAGCCAGTCGATGTGAATCGACATGCCGTGCTCATGGAGCACATCGATGCCATTCCCTTTCGAGAG GTCCGGGAGCTTGCAAATCCCCTCAGTGTGCTGGAGAAGCTGATGCGGCTCATCGTGCGCCTCCTAAAGGCTGGTCTCATCCACGGAGACTTCAACGAATTCAACTTGCTGATTGATGACGCAGAGCATGTTACTGTTATCG ATCTGCCACAGGTGGTGTCTATACACCACCCGAATGCGCGGCTTTACTTTGAACGCGACGTGGAATGCGTCAGAAGACTCTTTGAGAGAAAATTCTCGATCAAGGTCACCTGCGCCCCGAG ttttGATGATGTGCTTCACGACGTTGCCCAAGCGGCGAAAGCTGCGAAGGCAGGTGGAGAGGCCCTTGAGGCCGAGACAGTTTCTCTCGGAGATGTTTTAAAGAAAGACGAACTTCGCGCGCTCGACGACGCCCTCGAGATGATGCGACAGCAGCGAGATGAACAgcaaagtggagaagacgaagaagagggggacgcagaggaggacgagggggaagaagaagaaggcgaggaggaagaagaggaaggaaaaagtgGAGCATCTGATGAGGAAGGGGAACTCAAGCACGAAGGCGAATGCCGCGTGTGTCGGAAAAAG GACACACACAACAGGCTGTCGAGTGACGAATCAGGagctgaagacgaaagtgaagaggaaaGTGGATCTGAAActgagagaaggacgagaagatcGAGAGTCGAGCGACGAAGGCCGGGAGGTCGAAGCAGCGGCACATCCTCAGGTAGGGTCACCAcgagtgtctcttctcttttatTTGAAGCAGAGGAACGTTGTCCTAGCTCACCAGTCGAACAGAGCTGGATACACCAACGTCAAGTTTTAGGATCGTTCATTCCTTACATTCCGACATGGAAGCGGTTTTTTGTTGTTTGTTACAAGGATGTCAACATGGAAACTAAAAATAGCTTTTTATTTTTATTTAATTAG